The Bradyrhizobium sp. CCBAU 051011 DNA segment AGCGCGTCGTCGGCGATTTGCGTCAGCTCCGCTCTGCTCTTTCCCGTCGTCACTGGTGACCGAGACCTTCGAGTTCTTTCGCGCGCGCCTCTGTCATGCTGCGCATGCATTCGCCGGCCTCGAGCCGCGCGATGGTGCCCTCGCCGAGACCGTAATAGAGGCAGTTGGCGTCGCGATACTGGATCCACAGCCTCTGCGCGGCGCGCAACTGGTCACGCTGCGCGCTACCCTTAGACTCCAACGCCTTCTGATAGGCAATGTTCAATCGCTTGTCCCATTGCGCCGTCTTGGCCTTGAGGCATTCGACCATCT contains these protein-coding regions:
- a CDS encoding lysozyme inhibitor LprI family protein translates to MTVRTAIGLVAALALASAAYAGDQGEGEPSCDGNTYQMVECLKAKTAQWDKRLNIAYQKALESKGSAQRDQLRAAQRLWIQYRDANCLYYGLGEGTIARLEAGECMRSMTEARAKELEGLGHQ